The proteins below come from a single Dendropsophus ebraccatus isolate aDenEbr1 chromosome 15, aDenEbr1.pat, whole genome shotgun sequence genomic window:
- the CEP170 gene encoding centrosomal protein of 170 kDa isoform X2, whose translation MNVSAEVHQTPTDPQKSEEKVSVDLSALPRGTPLYGQPSWWGDEDSPGSTRNQEKDSRLQDSAASGCCKGGKKVNEQITSTKEEAVGSYGKEPSYFEIPNKEQKSEGEGSVVYEITALDPHSQQISGAGHASFTIEFDDSSPGKVTIKDHVTKFTDHRQKAKKPLSSGDKDLAGLNTELIAAESKVADWLAQNNPPRLLKEAAEEDAKSVKSDVPVYLKRIQGNKHEDGTQSDYENSTSLKRLNRSAHLQDHAKQKSLEQRMLDLKIHAGGRQQDTDVLSASGRKRWVSQWASLASNHVSHDQENGQSESVENVADMSECGASLKSSESITAIQNDRRRRTLPKLPKEESHSQISSSKQGLRSEIGEKQDTELQEKESPSHAGKQEKLYFSNGRMETVGKLDSALAERAGILTDYSQVMLEALKNEAAVCTNSVKKPAAYKTQQEQTKEQSKSVKVFNKPPTILPSKGDSITVCKPQKCTEMAQKKGTQKTEVVSSDNAKSAENERKEPIKPLVRQGSFTIDKPSSNVPIELIPHISKQPTVSPVFPFSSVNNIRERSDSVDTDSSMDTTLLLKDTEAVMAFLEARLRDENKADEDPKTPSYTQENSISPESDVDTASTISIVVGDSDKKCTQKRKSLSSVHKEKSSTASPSKDSHGSTTVYRDKTERKSKTHVKEVGSRTEIRKVLKTSSRNRQPSLDLTDDDQTSSLHCSAVSDILSSDQENYSGKSLSKAPFASSDDKLKAASASKSVTLPRPRPTRTSLLRRSRLGETSDTEVGETDRASVASEVSTTSSTSKQPAGKKALSRIDLLAQPRRTRLGSLSARSDSEATISRSTAASRTAEYASRSSPKSTATSDGKSSPRARANSISRLSDAKTKTAVPIHGSPSVNTRWRRLPPEYASTSEDEFGNNRNSPKPSRLRASPTIKVQRSQVNGSSPVIAPSGALHVSAYKHKVKEQEDYIRDWTAHREEIARISQDLALIAREINDVAGEIDSVTSSGTAPSTTVSTAATTPGSAIDTREEVGDLHEDAQLVDRVFDESLNFRKIPPSNLSKSDVANRANDSKPQPKEISEPQTITRRKTWSRDEVMGDSLLLSSVFQFSRKIRQTIDKTANKIRLLFKDKERNWDEIERKLRSESEVPILKTSCAEILSILQELKRIEKQLQVINAMIDPDGSLDAQNALGFSTSLPPVQSKLKQSSSVHSVISSVPSHCQSDSRTTRQNVTHVSSGMDGAEAHFGITLNRFNPDGKEDSTLHE comes from the exons TGGATCTTTCTGCACTGCCTCGTGGGACTCCCCTGTATGGGCAGCCGTCCTGGTGGGGCGATGAAGATTCCCCAGGTAGCACACGGAACCAAGAGAAAGATAGCAGACTGCAAGATTCTGCGGCCTCAG GCTGCTGCAAAGGTGGGAAAAAAGTTAATGAGCAAATAACATCCACAAAGGAAGAAGCTGTGGGGTCATACGGCAAGGAGCCCAGTTATTTTGAAATCCCTAATAAGGAACAAAAATCTGAAGGAGAGGGAAGCGTTGTGTATGAAATAACAGCACTAGACCCTCACAGCCAGCAGATCTCAGGGGCAGGACACGCTTCCTTTACTATAGAGTTTGATGACAGTTCTCCAGGAAAGGTAACCATCAAAGATCACGTAACAAAGTTTACAGACCATCGGCAAAAGGCAAAGAAGCCTTTATCGTCTGGAGATAAGGACCTTGCCGGGTTAAATACAGAACTGATTGCTGCAGAAAGTAAAGTAGCCGACTGGTTAGCACAAAATAATCCTCCCCGTCTGCTGAAGGAGGCGGCTGAGGAAGATGCAAAAAGTGTGAAAAGCGATGTACCAGTATACTTAAaaaggatacaag GAAACAAACACGAGGATGGGACTCAGAGTGACTATGAAAACAGTACGTCTCTTAAACGGTTGAACAGATCCGCTCACCTTCAAGACCATGCAAAACAAAAAAGCCTAGAACAAAGAATGTTGGATCTTAAAATTCATGCAGGGGGAAGGCAGCAAGACACG gatGTTCTCTCTGCATCAGGCCGGAAACGTTGGGTGTCCCAGTGGGCGAGTCTGGCCTCTAACCATGTGAGCCACGATCAAGAAAATGGGCAAAGTGAATCTGTAGAAAATG ttGCTGATATGAGCGAGTGTGGAGCGTCACTTAAAAGCAGCGAATCCATCACCGCTATCCAAAATGATCGGAGAAGGAGAACTTTACCAAAGCTTCCTAAAGAGGAAAGTCATTCACAGATTTCTAGTAGTAAACAAGGCCTTAGGTCAGAAATAGGAGAAAAACAAGATACTGAATTACAGGAGAAAGAATCACCTTCTCATGCTGGCAAGCAAGAAAAACTGTATTTTTCCAATGGAAGAATGGAGACAGTAGGTAAACTGGATAGCGCATTAGCTGAGAGAGCTGGTATCCTCACTGATTATTCCCAAGTAATGCTGGAGGCTTTAAAGAACGAAGCCGCTGTATGTACAAACTCTGTAAAAAAGCCAGCTGCGTACAAAACACAACAAGAACAGACAAAAGAGCAATCCAAATCTGTTAAAGTGTTCAATAAGCCGCCAACTATCCTGCCCAGTAAAGGGGATTCTATAACTGTTTGCAAACCGCAAAAATGTACGGAAATGGCTCAAAAAAAAGGAACTCAGAAAACTGAAGTTGTATCCAGTGATAATGCTAAAAGTGCTGAAAATGAGAGAAAAGAACCCATAAAACCACTAGTCAGACAAGGAAGTTTCACCATTGACAAACCTAGCTCTAATGTACCCATAGAACTCATACCCCATATCAGTAAGCAGCCTACTGTATCGCCTGTCTTTCCCTTTTCATCTGTGAACAATATCAGAGAAAGAAGTGACTCCGTAGACACTGACTCCAGCATGGATACCACTCTGCTTTTAAAAGATACAGAAGCCGTCATGGCTTTCCTTGAGGCCAGACTGCGGGATGAAAACAAAGCAGATGAGGATCCCAAAACACCAAGCTATACCCAAGAAAATTCAATATCACCTGAGTCAGATGTTGATACGGCAAGCACCATTAGCATTGTTGTCGGGGATTCGGATAAaaagtgtacacaaaaacgcaAAAGTCTCAGTAGCGTACACAAAGAAAAATCCTCCACAGCTTCTCCTTCCAAAGACTCTCATGGCTCGACAACCGTATACCGAGATAAAACCGAAAGAAAAAGTAAAACTCACGTGAAAGAAGTTGGAAGTAGAACGGAAATCCGTAAAGTACTGAAGACAAGCAGCAGAAATCGGCAACCATCTCTTGACCTAACCGATGATGATCAGACTTCTAGTTTACATTGTTCAGCTGTTTCGGATATTTTGTCTTCTGACCAAGAGAATTATTCAGGGAAGTCCCTTTCCAAAGCTCCGTTTGCTTCTTCAGATGACAAACTTAAAGCTGCTTCTGCTAGTAAGTCGGTAACGCTTCCGAGACCTCGCCCAACAAGGACTTCGCTATTGCGTAGATCCCGTCTAGGGGAAACATCAGATACAGAGGTGGGAGAGACAGATAGGGCGTCTGTTGCTTCGGAAGTTTCTACAACAAGTTCAACATCAAAGCAGCCTGCGGGTAAAAAAGCTCTTTCAAGGATCGATCTGCTTGCACAGCCGCGTAGGACAAGACTAGGCTCCTTATCTGCACGGAGTGACTCTGAAGCAACCATATCAAGAAGTACTGCAGCTTCTCGAACTGCAGAATATGCAAGCAGGAGTAGTCCGAAATCTACTGCAACAAGTGATGGAAAAAGCTCCCCGAGAGCCAGAGCCAACAGTATTTCTCGCTTATCAGATGCTAAAACAAAGACAGCGGTACCAATTCATGGCTCTCCTTCAG TCAATACCCGATGGAGACGCTTACCACCAGAGTATGCTTCTACTTCAGAAGATGAGTTTGGAAACAACCGTAATTCTCCTAAACCCTCCAGACTACGTGCCTCTCCAACTATAAAGGTTCAGAGGTCACAGGTTAATGGTAGTAGCCCGGTCATAGCACCATCTGGGGCCTTACATGTGTCAGCGTATAAACATAAGGTAAAAGAACAGGAAGATTATATCCGAGACTGGACTGCACATCGGGAAGAAATAGCAAG GATTAGTCAGGATTTGGCCCTGATTGCACGAGAGATTAATGATGTTGCAGGGGAAATAGATTCGGTGACGTCATCAGGCACGGCACCTAGCACCACAGTAAGCACTGCAGCTACCACACCTGGTTCAGCTATAGACACCAGAGAGGAGGTAGGAGATCTTCATGAAGATGCACag cttGTAGATCGGGTTTTTGATGAAAGTCTAAATTTTCGAAAGATTCCTCCTTCAAATTTATCTAAATCAGATGTCGCTAATCGGGCAAATGATTCAAAGCCTCAGCCTAAGGAAATCTCTGAGCCACAGACAATAACCAGAAGGAAAACTTGGAGCAGAGATGAA GTAATGGGCGATAGTTTACTGCTGTCATCAGTATTCCAATTTTCCCGGAAAATTCGACAAACCATTGACAAAACAGCAAATAAAATAAG ATTATTATTTAAAGACAAAGAAAGGAATTGGGATGAGATTGAGAGAAAACTAAGATCAGAGAGTGAAGTGCCTATACTGAAAACCTCCTGTGCG GAAATTTTATCAATACTACAAGAACTGAAGCGAATAGAAAAACAGTTACAAG
- the CEP170 gene encoding centrosomal protein of 170 kDa isoform X1, which produces MNVSAEVHQTPTDPQKSEEKVSVDLSALPRGTPLYGQPSWWGDEDSPGSTRNQEKDSRLQDSAASGCCKGGKKVNEQITSTKEEAVGSYGKEPSYFEIPNKEQKSEGEGSVVYEITALDPHSQQISGAGHASFTIEFDDSSPGKVTIKDHVTKFTDHRQKAKKPLSSGDKDLAGLNTELIAAESKVADWLAQNNPPRLLKEAAEEDAKSVKSDVPVYLKRIQGNKHEDGTQSDYENSTSLKRLNRSAHLQDHAKQKSLEQRMLDLKIHAGGRQQDTASQTAFLIEFFDDDHPRKRRSHSFSLNASTSGPEAPYPIPQSRIEKAKAGSVDPKGLSLGLQSGSSSHRVIHSTQHAKLLLKQKSEEPCTSLFSQNILLRSSGSLGHRPPNKHPTVNSIQTPPVSKDHRNSQLNEKANVKEEMATSDAKDVLSASGRKRWVSQWASLASNHVSHDQENGQSESVENVADMSECGASLKSSESITAIQNDRRRRTLPKLPKEESHSQISSSKQGLRSEIGEKQDTELQEKESPSHAGKQEKLYFSNGRMETVGKLDSALAERAGILTDYSQVMLEALKNEAAVCTNSVKKPAAYKTQQEQTKEQSKSVKVFNKPPTILPSKGDSITVCKPQKCTEMAQKKGTQKTEVVSSDNAKSAENERKEPIKPLVRQGSFTIDKPSSNVPIELIPHISKQPTVSPVFPFSSVNNIRERSDSVDTDSSMDTTLLLKDTEAVMAFLEARLRDENKADEDPKTPSYTQENSISPESDVDTASTISIVVGDSDKKCTQKRKSLSSVHKEKSSTASPSKDSHGSTTVYRDKTERKSKTHVKEVGSRTEIRKVLKTSSRNRQPSLDLTDDDQTSSLHCSAVSDILSSDQENYSGKSLSKAPFASSDDKLKAASASKSVTLPRPRPTRTSLLRRSRLGETSDTEVGETDRASVASEVSTTSSTSKQPAGKKALSRIDLLAQPRRTRLGSLSARSDSEATISRSTAASRTAEYASRSSPKSTATSDGKSSPRARANSISRLSDAKTKTAVPIHGSPSVNTRWRRLPPEYASTSEDEFGNNRNSPKPSRLRASPTIKVQRSQVNGSSPVIAPSGALHVSAYKHKVKEQEDYIRDWTAHREEIARISQDLALIAREINDVAGEIDSVTSSGTAPSTTVSTAATTPGSAIDTREEVGDLHEDAQLVDRVFDESLNFRKIPPSNLSKSDVANRANDSKPQPKEISEPQTITRRKTWSRDEVMGDSLLLSSVFQFSRKIRQTIDKTANKIRLLFKDKERNWDEIERKLRSESEVPILKTSCAEILSILQELKRIEKQLQVINAMIDPDGSLDAQNALGFSTSLPPVQSKLKQSSSVHSVISSVPSHCQSDSRTTRQNVTHVSSGMDGAEAHFGITLNRFNPDGKEDSTLHE; this is translated from the exons TGGATCTTTCTGCACTGCCTCGTGGGACTCCCCTGTATGGGCAGCCGTCCTGGTGGGGCGATGAAGATTCCCCAGGTAGCACACGGAACCAAGAGAAAGATAGCAGACTGCAAGATTCTGCGGCCTCAG GCTGCTGCAAAGGTGGGAAAAAAGTTAATGAGCAAATAACATCCACAAAGGAAGAAGCTGTGGGGTCATACGGCAAGGAGCCCAGTTATTTTGAAATCCCTAATAAGGAACAAAAATCTGAAGGAGAGGGAAGCGTTGTGTATGAAATAACAGCACTAGACCCTCACAGCCAGCAGATCTCAGGGGCAGGACACGCTTCCTTTACTATAGAGTTTGATGACAGTTCTCCAGGAAAGGTAACCATCAAAGATCACGTAACAAAGTTTACAGACCATCGGCAAAAGGCAAAGAAGCCTTTATCGTCTGGAGATAAGGACCTTGCCGGGTTAAATACAGAACTGATTGCTGCAGAAAGTAAAGTAGCCGACTGGTTAGCACAAAATAATCCTCCCCGTCTGCTGAAGGAGGCGGCTGAGGAAGATGCAAAAAGTGTGAAAAGCGATGTACCAGTATACTTAAaaaggatacaag GAAACAAACACGAGGATGGGACTCAGAGTGACTATGAAAACAGTACGTCTCTTAAACGGTTGAACAGATCCGCTCACCTTCAAGACCATGCAAAACAAAAAAGCCTAGAACAAAGAATGTTGGATCTTAAAATTCATGCAGGGGGAAGGCAGCAAGACACGGCAAGTCAAACAGCATTTCTTATAGAGTTTTTTGATGATGACCATCCAAGAAAGAGACGCTCCCATTCCTTTTCCTTAAATGCTAGCACCTCAGGCCCAGAAGCACCATATCCTATTCCACAATCTAGAATAGAGAAAGCAAAAGCCGGTTCTGTAGATCCTAAAGGGTTGTCCTTAGGTCTGCAGTCAGGTTCTTCATCTCACAGAGTAATTCATAGTACCCAGCATGCAAAACTTTTGCTAAAACAGAAATCTGAGGAGCCATGTACGTCTTTATTTTCACAAAATATTTTACTGAGAAGTTCTGGGAGTCTTGGACACCGACCACCAAATAAGCATCCTACAGTGAacagtatacagacaccccctgtgagtaaaGATCACAGAAATAGTCAGCTCAATGAAAAAGCAAATGTAAAAGAAGAAATGGCCACATCAGATGCAAAG gatGTTCTCTCTGCATCAGGCCGGAAACGTTGGGTGTCCCAGTGGGCGAGTCTGGCCTCTAACCATGTGAGCCACGATCAAGAAAATGGGCAAAGTGAATCTGTAGAAAATG ttGCTGATATGAGCGAGTGTGGAGCGTCACTTAAAAGCAGCGAATCCATCACCGCTATCCAAAATGATCGGAGAAGGAGAACTTTACCAAAGCTTCCTAAAGAGGAAAGTCATTCACAGATTTCTAGTAGTAAACAAGGCCTTAGGTCAGAAATAGGAGAAAAACAAGATACTGAATTACAGGAGAAAGAATCACCTTCTCATGCTGGCAAGCAAGAAAAACTGTATTTTTCCAATGGAAGAATGGAGACAGTAGGTAAACTGGATAGCGCATTAGCTGAGAGAGCTGGTATCCTCACTGATTATTCCCAAGTAATGCTGGAGGCTTTAAAGAACGAAGCCGCTGTATGTACAAACTCTGTAAAAAAGCCAGCTGCGTACAAAACACAACAAGAACAGACAAAAGAGCAATCCAAATCTGTTAAAGTGTTCAATAAGCCGCCAACTATCCTGCCCAGTAAAGGGGATTCTATAACTGTTTGCAAACCGCAAAAATGTACGGAAATGGCTCAAAAAAAAGGAACTCAGAAAACTGAAGTTGTATCCAGTGATAATGCTAAAAGTGCTGAAAATGAGAGAAAAGAACCCATAAAACCACTAGTCAGACAAGGAAGTTTCACCATTGACAAACCTAGCTCTAATGTACCCATAGAACTCATACCCCATATCAGTAAGCAGCCTACTGTATCGCCTGTCTTTCCCTTTTCATCTGTGAACAATATCAGAGAAAGAAGTGACTCCGTAGACACTGACTCCAGCATGGATACCACTCTGCTTTTAAAAGATACAGAAGCCGTCATGGCTTTCCTTGAGGCCAGACTGCGGGATGAAAACAAAGCAGATGAGGATCCCAAAACACCAAGCTATACCCAAGAAAATTCAATATCACCTGAGTCAGATGTTGATACGGCAAGCACCATTAGCATTGTTGTCGGGGATTCGGATAAaaagtgtacacaaaaacgcaAAAGTCTCAGTAGCGTACACAAAGAAAAATCCTCCACAGCTTCTCCTTCCAAAGACTCTCATGGCTCGACAACCGTATACCGAGATAAAACCGAAAGAAAAAGTAAAACTCACGTGAAAGAAGTTGGAAGTAGAACGGAAATCCGTAAAGTACTGAAGACAAGCAGCAGAAATCGGCAACCATCTCTTGACCTAACCGATGATGATCAGACTTCTAGTTTACATTGTTCAGCTGTTTCGGATATTTTGTCTTCTGACCAAGAGAATTATTCAGGGAAGTCCCTTTCCAAAGCTCCGTTTGCTTCTTCAGATGACAAACTTAAAGCTGCTTCTGCTAGTAAGTCGGTAACGCTTCCGAGACCTCGCCCAACAAGGACTTCGCTATTGCGTAGATCCCGTCTAGGGGAAACATCAGATACAGAGGTGGGAGAGACAGATAGGGCGTCTGTTGCTTCGGAAGTTTCTACAACAAGTTCAACATCAAAGCAGCCTGCGGGTAAAAAAGCTCTTTCAAGGATCGATCTGCTTGCACAGCCGCGTAGGACAAGACTAGGCTCCTTATCTGCACGGAGTGACTCTGAAGCAACCATATCAAGAAGTACTGCAGCTTCTCGAACTGCAGAATATGCAAGCAGGAGTAGTCCGAAATCTACTGCAACAAGTGATGGAAAAAGCTCCCCGAGAGCCAGAGCCAACAGTATTTCTCGCTTATCAGATGCTAAAACAAAGACAGCGGTACCAATTCATGGCTCTCCTTCAG TCAATACCCGATGGAGACGCTTACCACCAGAGTATGCTTCTACTTCAGAAGATGAGTTTGGAAACAACCGTAATTCTCCTAAACCCTCCAGACTACGTGCCTCTCCAACTATAAAGGTTCAGAGGTCACAGGTTAATGGTAGTAGCCCGGTCATAGCACCATCTGGGGCCTTACATGTGTCAGCGTATAAACATAAGGTAAAAGAACAGGAAGATTATATCCGAGACTGGACTGCACATCGGGAAGAAATAGCAAG GATTAGTCAGGATTTGGCCCTGATTGCACGAGAGATTAATGATGTTGCAGGGGAAATAGATTCGGTGACGTCATCAGGCACGGCACCTAGCACCACAGTAAGCACTGCAGCTACCACACCTGGTTCAGCTATAGACACCAGAGAGGAGGTAGGAGATCTTCATGAAGATGCACag cttGTAGATCGGGTTTTTGATGAAAGTCTAAATTTTCGAAAGATTCCTCCTTCAAATTTATCTAAATCAGATGTCGCTAATCGGGCAAATGATTCAAAGCCTCAGCCTAAGGAAATCTCTGAGCCACAGACAATAACCAGAAGGAAAACTTGGAGCAGAGATGAA GTAATGGGCGATAGTTTACTGCTGTCATCAGTATTCCAATTTTCCCGGAAAATTCGACAAACCATTGACAAAACAGCAAATAAAATAAG ATTATTATTTAAAGACAAAGAAAGGAATTGGGATGAGATTGAGAGAAAACTAAGATCAGAGAGTGAAGTGCCTATACTGAAAACCTCCTGTGCG GAAATTTTATCAATACTACAAGAACTGAAGCGAATAGAAAAACAGTTACAAG